AAGCACAAGGAACATCACTGAAGCTGATGTTCACCAGCAAGTCCTTGCCAAAACTGTTAACAGATCTTAGATGGCTTGTGCCATCAGTGCCTCTGCACTGGAATTGGAAAGCTGTTAATTTTTCACACATTGCCCATCATGAAGTATTATGCTGCCCAGGGATTTTGTATTTGCTCTCCCTGGGCTGCTTGCTGTTCACTGTCCATTAGGCTCAGAGTCTctactgaaacactgaaaatcagCCCAAGTATCTGTAAAGGAGTGAACAAAAAGATCTATTTTCTACGCTTTTTTTGTagacagggaaaaagaaaaaaattactttagTTTCCTCAAAAATGTGTGTTTCAATGAAGAAACTGTACGTTTCTATCCAAGCACTCATCTGCCCTTGTTACATCTTTGACACAGACACAGGGGATAAAATGATGCTGATGAAAGTGAATCAGCCCTTCCAGACGTGTAATGATTTCATAGTCAGGCAGAGCAAGGCTAGCAAGATCAAGGCCCAGCATCCGTGAGATGACCTCTCGGAAGTCTGccagctgcaaaagcaaacagagaggAATTACTAATCCATTAATTACCAAAAACAGGAAACACGGAAAAACGTATACATACGTGCATACATACAAACACAAGCATTTATATTAGCAgtacaaaatacagaattttctgCTGTTCGTCAATGCAGAGAGCTGAAAAGGGTGGAAATGGCCTCTTAGGGGATACTTCAAACAATGAAACAAGAGCTGAGATGCTAAAGATTTCAAAAAAAGACCAAACAATTTCAAGCATTCTTTAGCATCCTTCACAGACATATCTTCCCTGTTCAttaaatagggggaaaaaatagaggaaaagatGGGAAGAGGAGCTGTATTTGGTCTAGTTAACTATACAGACGACTAGAAACTAGCAGGCATGTGTCACAGCATGTGCTGGTCCTGACCTCTCACTACCACAGCTCCTCCTTACCCACCACTTTAGTGTGGAACTGACAGCAGAAGTTAGAAGAAAGGTAGAGGCTTTGCATGTCTCAGTATCTCATTTGATTTGGAATCAGGGTAGAGTAAAATTCAAGAAGCAACctgagaaataaatgcatagTTATTCTGTGCACAGCTACTGAAATTATATCATGTGAAGGAAGTTTGGCAAGGTACTTAGAGAAAACAGTTTCTCTCATCAGTTCTAAACTGACAGACAGCCAGAAGTAAATACCATCGGTAGGGACTGTGACAGTAAAGAGACAAAAACataaagagcaaacaaacatgAACACTGACTTACTTAGTTCAGGATAAGGCACCTTGTAAGACACATTTCAATATCTGTTAAACGTTCTGTTAAATTACACCGCCCAGATGATCAATACCTTAACACCCCTTACCATCCATATacaattaaaaaaggaaaatcttccttttcaaGGAAATGTGCTTATGCACTTATCTATTTGATCTTCAAGTTCCCCAGCTCCAAATCAGGAGATCTGTGGTGCAGCCAAagacaatttattttaattcactcTAGTGAATGAACAACACATCTGGTGAGAATTCAGTAACTTTCATCAGCAAATAGCCTAAAcaggaaagaagatggagcTCCTAAAAATCCTATTAGCCATCCATTTGTGAACTTaaaaatgaggatttttttctttttcacgcTAACAGAATAACACcatctcaaaaacaaacaaaaacttctaTGGGAATGCAGCAAACAGGTTACCTGCAAAGAGAAATTCTCACACAAACTGACAAACACTCTTAGACATAAAAAATGCTGAACCAGGGGACATAAATCTGAATTTTAACAACTATGAACAAGAGCGACAGGAGATACATGCTAAATGATCTTTTGTAATCTATCATGTGTTGTACGTGAAGCAAGATGCATGGTTATACTCCTATGCAGATACCATGCTGCAAGAACGTTACAAACAACTTTTAAATGCTGGTACTAAACCATACGAGGACATGGAGAACaattaaatgagaaatgtaTGTCAcctttaacaacaacaaacaaaaatcttcaaCATTTCAAATCTTGGGCATAAAGAAGAGGAATTCAATAAAATTTGACATGATTATCCCAGCTTTCCACCTACAGTGTTAAAAAGTCTCCTTTCTAATCAAAAGCTTTTAGCCTAAGTTTCcggtgttttgttgttgctttctttctttcaggctTGTTAATTCCTTGTGCCTGTTCATTCTACTTTAAAagacattatttaaaatatgcttcATTACCCTCTGCTGAAGATCTTTTATTAAAACTACCTTAGAAATTGGCATTGCCATTCACCTGGAAATATCTTGTCCTTTTTATTgtgaaaattcagttttatgcAGCATATTACTagttaaatacagaaataccaaggtaatttttcctcttttaacttagcaggaatcatagaatatctttagttggaaaggacctaacAAGGATCACTGCTGCCTTGTCTCAGGTGCAGAATGCAGCACTTGCTCTTTTTAAACATCATACAGTTAGTGATGGCTCAACCATCCGCTTTGTCAAGATGTCTCTTCAAGACCTCTCTATCAATATGGAAGTCAATGGCCCTCCTAATTTATTATCATCTTCCAGACTTTAGACTAGTCTAAGGCACAGTGAAGAACATTCAACACTGCTCAATTCCAAGTAGCAGTTTATTTTCAACTTCTCCAATTTGAAccttattttttgctttacttgGGTACGTCCTGGGCACAAGAACAATCATCTGAAGCAGCTGGCAGTAATTTTCACATAATAGAAAATATCCATTCAATACTTCATCGTTATACAAAATTAAATGTAGTTATAtccttggaaaagaaaaacacataaaaaaaaacccactcaaATGCATGTACAAGTCAGCCTAGGCATATGAGCAGTTCCATAGGGCAACAGTAATTTCAGTTTCTAGTAGCTTTCTTAATGTACATATTCAGACATATGGTGCTTATATTCTCATTAAATATATGCATGTGTGCTGAGAGAAACATTTAACATCTGCAATCATTACTTTTTACAGAACAAGAGAGTTTTGCCCCTGCACTGTGTCCACAAGAAGGAAGAATGAGTAAGTCTGAAGCAGGCAAAGAATTACATTGAATTGGGGGTATGGAAGGTGCTCTCCTTGGGTCATGTTTCAGGAGAAGTCTGAAGTGTTTATTACCAAGAGAGTTTATAATTAATTATCTGATTTGGCAATAGTATGTTTACCTCAAGGAGACATTTTAGCTAAGTAAACTGTTAGGATGCAGGAGAGTACGTTATGCATATTACTGGCAGTTCTCATATTAGCAAAATGGTATCATCAATACTACACAAGTATTAGTCGCAGGTTTTACAAACAGCTTTGCTCCCCATTTAGCAGTGTGGTTCCCCCTGCAAGCGTTTGAAATGTTCCTGTGACACAGGTGACCACAGACATCAATAGAATACAAGCTGATATTCCTCCTCAAGCTTTCTGGGTTAACGAGGAGCTAGTGCTTTGCTGTCCTTGAGCATTCTGCATTTTGTACCCCATCTTACTTTTCCCACATTTTTCACATTTGGCCAAAGAACACTTCAATAGCAATCAAGTGGCCTGAAAAGCCTCGTGTTTACTCAGTAAAAATTCAACATCTGTGTGATTTTAACAAGTACTCGATGTATGACTACACAGTATAATTTTCTGAATATAATTCATGCCCTTTTCTATGTGCAGGATGCTTAGCTACCATGTGagacaaacaaagaaatgagatttcCCTGCCAAATTTCCAACATTCATTATAAAACAAGAATGCTAAACCGTTCCAGAAAAATCCccagttgtttttcatttccaacaggagtaaaacaatatttttttcagactcATCTctggaaaaagcatttaaatataatCCAGAATTGTTGTCAAGACCAGAAACTAATGTAAAAATTTTAGTTAAATAAACTGACAACCTTCTAAGCAACTCAGATCAGAAtcttaaaatgacattttcctgATGTTACGTAAATATCTCATTGGCTTTAACAATgatgctatttttttattaaacagaATACGATGGAGCTATTATACACATACTTCCTAGTTTACTGGAATTAGAATGAAACACATTTACTAGCATGCCTTCCGCTTCAATTTCTTGCATCTCATAACCTTTATGCACATTCACTGTGTTTCTTATGGATAAGTAAGCACAAAAATTTTTCTCACTCCAACTCTGAAGAAAACTATTGTGTCACAAATGGATTTAAATGGTTGCTTTCAATATCACTTgccttaaaaaggaaaataaaaataaaaatccctttgTGTGGCAGACACCTGGCAAAAAAGTAATCAGGTTTTTATGACCACGATATACAGAAAAATCATACCTTAAAGAGACCGGAACTTTTAAGCATTTTTATGCTTCTCCTAAATGTGATGTAAATTGAATGTTTTGCagtgcagaaagacaaaaaagcagcatatttacttttccttctcttgcatGTAAACTTGAAGAGTTCTGCTCTTCTGAATCACTGCTGCCACATTAGTCAATGCTTATTCACGCAAGTTGTCAGCACAGCTGGATAACTGCCCCACCTACATCACATTCTTTTGTTCTACGTGACACCCAGCACTTGTAGAGTAGCTGTATACCTAcctgtctttctctttttgctaaTTCTTCAAGGGTTGTTTTAAGCACTTTCATTTCACTGGAAGCCACTTCTAACatatttttggctttttctttttcttcagtagctTTCTGTTCCTTTAAATTGAGTTCTGATTTGACAGAGTTTAGTTGtttctcagctttttccttcattctctcCAATTTGCCTTGAGACTTATTAAGTTCTTCTATTGTTCTATCCTGCTCCAAAGTCCGGATCTGCAATAAGCAATTTGTAAAATAACATTACATTTGTGACACATTTTGTCTAATATGAGCAAATAAGGATAGTTGATCAGTACTAAGTGTTTTAATACAGACTCTTGAGAAAAGGACATGCATGTATGGAGTGAGAAGTTATTAAAGCAGACTGGCCAGTGCCGACTCAGTCAGCAGAAAGACTGTTCAAAAACAGTTAATTCTCTGCAGGTTTTGCAGAAAGATGTAtctgcatagaaaaaaaaaaaaaaaaaaaaaaaaaaaaaaaacaaaacaaaaaaaaactccaaaGTGGGACTTCACTGTTAGGCACTGggaaaataatacaagaatggAGTTGCCAGATGTTTTGGCAGCTGAAAATCCTTCAATTGAAAGTCATCTGTTTTAATCCACAAGCCATACAACACAGTTCTATAAAATAAACCTTCCTTGCTTCCAGTGGCGACAACCAACCACAAACTGCTTGTTTCCACCTGTTGTAAGGTAATAAAACACTggaataatgaaaaattattatCTTGCCTGTTTTAcgctaataaataaataaataaataacagactCCCCACACTTACAAGAAGAGATTTGCTGTAAGCAGTGTGTGGGAAATACAGGATGACATACATACATgctgatgggaaagaaaaggatgcaCATatcataattttttatttatttttttttttacactaaCCCGAACATTTTCATGTTGCTTTTCAGTTATTATTTAATGTATCAAGACAAAGTGCTAAATACATTGTAATATTATATTTACTTTACTTTTCTACATGGATTTGAGCGGTCCTCCATGAATGCATTTATTGTAAATGAATTCCATCTGTACCCACTTGGAACATAAACACGGGTAGGAGCACAAATGTAATGCTTTGACTCACCTTAAGTTCATTGGTTTCAGACAGCTTGGCTTTGAGATCAGTATTTGTTTCCCTTGCCAGATCAAGCTGCTTCTGTAATCTCTCTATCATCTTTTGCAACTTTTTGACAGTGAAATTGGCCTCATCCCTCTCCATAGCTAGTGATGTCCTtacttgtttctcttcttccagctggtttattttctgcctcAGAAGTTTCATGTGCAACTCCTTGCtttcaagtttttctttttgagtctTCAACTAGTTTTGTTAACACAAGGAAATTTATGTGCAtgagagaaagcaaatggtattaCATAGGTGGTTGTATATAAATTCAAGCCCCTTGCAGCACGCTTAAGCTGAACTTCTAATCCTCTCTCCAAAACTCTGTAAAGCAGTATATATGTACATTAACTTGGTACCTTTTATACTATCAGCTCTTTGTGCTTCTCCATCCCTAAGCTTGAGCGCTaccttttaaatgtatttatgtgCAGACTGCATGCTGAACACAACCACTTGTGCATAGTTCAGAACATCAGACTGTTCTTATATAAGGAACTTGTCAAATGCAAGATGCAACAGACTTTCCTTAGGCAGATGGTGATTCCACTGCAGTAGTTTAAGATATTTCTATGTTTAACCAGTTTATTAAGGCTAGCATGAAAGGAGAGTCATCGCACAGAAATAAGAATGCACTCATTCACTATTCTGATACAAAGTTCAGCAGCTTAGTTTTGTAATCTTGGTGCTCAGGAAGTGACTTATTTTTAGCTTACCAAACTGAATTGCCAGGCTGTACCATGAGGAATGTTAATGTTAACTCAGAGAGGTAGTTGTttccagaaaaaagaaaaaaagaaaaaaagaaaaaaagaaagaaaaaagaaaagaaaaaagtggctTTAAACCTTAAATAGACCTCATTCTAAGTTTCAAACCACTATGATAAGCCTAACATCAGAAGACTATCCTGTCACAACCGGGTGACTGACTGGTATCTGATTAAATCTGCACAGATTATTCCAAGGTGACCACAGTTCATGGAAATGCTGCAGTTCTTTGTGAAGTACAAAGAATGTTCTATTTGCCGCTAGAGAAGTTTGCGTAACATTCCCTCCTTCCCACCAGATCCTTTCAGATTTAAATATCAACATCTTCCCATtagatatttttattgtaaACATCAATAGTTGGCATTTATAGAAGTATATTTTAATCATGTACTAAAAATTATATAAATAGGCACAATATTATGTTTGTTTTAGGAAGCTGAGAAAAGCAGTCCCTGATATTTAACTAACAGCAATTTTAGTTGCTCTGATACGCAACTCAGTTTCAtactttacaaatatttatcttctctttATGAAATGTAATGGACATCCTTAATGTTCCCTGTACATTTGTGAAGCTTCAATCTTTTGCTTCTATCAAGCCACCACACAAACAGCCATAACACTGTCttgctttggaaacaaaaagtAATAGCATTTTTTGCTTACCTTCCTTCTTAGGCTGTATGTTACTGTCTTATTTTCAATCACTGCATCACCTTCCAGTTTGACTAATTGCTCTACCCGAGCCAGAATCGCATTCACATTCATATCAAATCCGACCTCTGCTGCTATGCTATCCAGCTTCATCTTTTCATTAAGTTGTTCCAGAAAGTTCATATACTAAGAGATgtggaaaatggggaaaaagaacaaaatttcattaaaattcctGATGAATAATTTAGAATCAATTCCCCCTGCTCAAAACCAACTATACAAGGCCAGACTCACATCCAAAGTCCTAAGaggatatatttttaatgtgtacGCCCCCAAAAATCTTCAAATTCTTTACTTGTCCTTTCCTAGGCAACATTTTTGTTCATAAATCCTTAGAcctactgtatttattttcttatcagACTAGATTGGCTTTTGCTCCTCTGCAGCAAGAGGAGCACTAGGTGcgtgtgtgtttgcttttgacCTCAGTTCCTTCCTATGACCTTGTGCtggcagggaggaggaaagggcaGCTGCATCCCACTTAGTGGCAGCTCTCCTCACTTAGAACTCTActtgcctttgttttctcttatttctgttgcagatcaccaccactgaaaataaataacaggttAAAAAcgaagaaacaaaataaactagTTAAACAGTTACATAACTATTGCTTGAGCTGAAGATGATAAAACATAGCAAGAAtcagcttcccccccccccccctcccccatgATGTTTCTGGCTcaaaaaccttaaaaaataaattaaaaaaaaaaaaaaaatagaagaaggcAGTGAAGCTGATTATCaacaagggagaaaaatctCTCTATTGCAGTAAAATCCAGAGAGAAATTAAGAATCTACTGCCACATGTTCTtcacagaggaaagagaagggaaagaacagCTCCATTTTCTAGTCCGCTCTTAAGATGGTGGATGCTCCATACAGAAAAGTTATTGTATCATTGACCAATACAAAACAGCATCAAACTGTTGATTTTTTGCAAATTCAACTCACTTTGCATTGATCTTTGCCGGGTAATATGCTAAAATCAGCCACACACTTTGTCTTTCTTAGCTGGCCTGGGTTGCTTGTTCAGCTCTCATTTTTCAAATTTTCAGTATGCCAACGTGTTTCAAGCTAACAGGGTGTTTTCATACAATTAATAAAGCAACGGTTGAAGATCAAGGACTGCAGGATTTTGATAGACTGTGGACCAGATGATATataacagaaacatgaaaaagctttgaaatcaAAGAACCCTGGAAAGACTTCTGATATATTTGGAGactttcttttaatcttttttttttttttttttcccctcctccatGTTAAGTCAATTTTGAACTCAGCTTATCCACCTTCCCAACTAGAAAAGtcagttaaagaaaacagactaTGACTTGCTACACAGTCTTACTATGCTAATTCACGCTACTTGCACTGCTGACTAGCACCCAAGTGATCAATGCAATAGTTAGATGTATCATCTCAGACTTTACTGATTTTTAcgcaaaataaaataatgtgtgTACCAACTTTTTGTTTCTCAAGCTTCAAACCATCTTGTATCATATCTATAGACATCAGCTCCTCTTCCAAGTGTTTCAGCTGATCTTGGAAACTCTCAgattgtttttcagcttttctttttctctccagagCTTCTTGGTATGATCTGGTCTGATTTTCCAAAGTTTCAGTCAGTTTAGCTATCTTGGTTTCAAGTTGAGATACCATCTAGGAAGCAAGTCCACAAAACATACAGTATTACATAGGTTTGGAAAGATACATAAGATCTATCCTCAAAttattaaaaagggaaaaaataaatctaaaaaaagaaaactgtgaatcatacacataaaaataaaaaataagtgcaAACTTATTTTGCAAACTCCACCAAGAGCAAATGGTAAAACTGGTGATGTAAGACACCCAAAAGTAAACAGCAAAACAATAGTTAAGATCAATCAAACCAAATTAGAGGAGCTTACACGCAACCTATCCAAAGATGTTAGCAAACCAGCAATACCTTTCAGCTCCAAAAAGTCACAAGTTATGAAGCAATCGAATTGGAAAAACATGTACAAGCAATTTAACAAACACACGCAGTGCATAAATGAGAATGTAAGTATGGACAACTAAATCTCAGAGGAGTGCTTCACAGCTGTTAATGTGTCTTTAATTAGAAGAGTTTGCTACAAATTAAGTTTCTGTAATCTAGCCAAAACCCAAGGTTGGAAGCATACAACCTCACAACAAGAAACTGGATCAATCCTTCTGAAAACACTTCAAACACTATGCTAACTCTGCAGAATTTACTTAAAACATAATGACTTTTAAGTTTAAACTACTTATAAATTAATACTTGAAAGCATCTGATTACACTACTGCCAAATAATAAAAGGCTCGATTCCATCCAAAAAGTTGCATGCTTCCCTCTTCTCATCTCTCCTCCTCCTACTGTCACATAATCCTCCGCTTagataaattattaaaatttattatAAATTATACAAATACATTACAAATACGTTGCATTTATAACTCAGTATTCAGGTACTCTCCTTGTCTCTTCATTTTAAGCTCCGCTTTGCCTTAGACTGATGAAATGAATAGCATGCACACAATACTCCCATTAATTTTAACAGCACAGAAAGGTTTCCAACTTAGATCACAATTCAATACAAACAGTAGTTTACTAACTACCTAAGAAACAACTGAgaaattgctgctgcttgtaCAGCAGTAGAAAATACTAAACTCCAGTAAACTCTAAACTGCAATAAAAGTGCAAGAACATTTATACACATTTCATGCTTTCCTGCGCTGTATGTCAACCAGCAGAAGAAACAGCTCAGTAGCTTGCGTATCTGCCTGCAGGCACAGGATCCTTTCCCAGGCTGCAGAGGGGCTGTGCACAAAGCCTGGTCACAAGGATCCTGCAGGTCCCAAGAAACAGAAGGATACCAAAATCAACACTATTACTTTATCAGCAAGAGCATCCAGGAGTAACACACATAGGAAAAATCCACAGTTCAGGGACTTCCTAAAACAGGTGCATCCTGTGCCTGTATTCAGTTAGTTAGGATATTTTTGTTCCTGTAGTTCTGATCTCCAtaatggcacagagctgcatcaGGTAGGATCACGCTGGAtgttagggaaaggttcttcaccagagggcagtaggcatggaacaggctgcccaggggagtg
This region of Excalfactoria chinensis isolate bCotChi1 chromosome 3, bCotChi1.hap2, whole genome shotgun sequence genomic DNA includes:
- the CCDC170 gene encoding coiled-coil domain-containing protein 170 isoform X2, whose amino-acid sequence is MNHYRAAAETAQSELAALSVKYDCAHSELLELRSRMISKETSLKELKSEAENYKENSARQASLLLSLQTRVRETEEELSMAVASKKQAELTAQAALKENWELKEKLHEQNAKLNKYLNECEESKTESHKMSRKYEELLSQLSEFLDTDIKGKEKPQEHLMSKACEICKENEALKAQVTALQEDINGHEMESKASRETIVRLVSEVTKEQKKAAGYYEDMEKLSKDLDSERIARQSLEMDIRNLQDKLKANQKTWEASKQELCSLKISFSELDGSLKSSKEEARTAQSTLEAFRQQIATLLSSGSQTIIPSEKDILKRIQEINCKEETEGRMVSQLETKIAKLTETLENQTRSYQEALERKRKAEKQSESFQDQLKHLEEELMSIDMIQDGLKLEKQKYMNFLEQLNEKMKLDSIAAEVGFDMNVNAILARVEQLVKLEGDAVIENKTVTYSLRRKLKTQKEKLESKELHMKLLRQKINQLEEEKQVRTSLAMERDEANFTVKKLQKMIERLQKQLDLARETNTDLKAKLSETNELKIRTLEQDRTIEELNKSQGKLERMKEKAEKQLNSVKSELNLKEQKATEEKEKAKNMLEVASSEMKVLKTTLEELAKRERQLADFREVISRMLGLDLASLALPDYEIITRLEGLIHFHQHHFIPCVCVKDVTRADECLDRNVQFLH